The nucleotide window GGCGAGCCAAAAATTTTATTTCTTCTGCAAGTTTTTGCAGTTCTTCTTCATTATAATCATATAAAAAACGTACTTTTCGCCAGTTCTCTCCATGGCCTATATTTCGCCAGCCATGTACATTGCGCCCATGGATACGTATGAGCACTTTCTCATCAGTAGCAATTGGAACAAAAGGGACCGAGCCGCTTCCTGCTTGCGGTTCATCACAGACTGTATGAATCAATTGATGGTCTCTTAAAAATTGCACTGTCTTCTCTCTCATTTGAGGGCTGTACCAAGTTTGATTGCGAAACTCAATAGCAATAGAATACCCTTGTAATTGTTGCTTGATATATCGGATATATTGAACATTTTTACCTTGGCAGTCAAACCAAGGAGGAAATTGTACAAGTACCATCGCAAGCTTACCGTACTTTTGAAATGTATCGGCACAATTCCGGAATGCGTTGAACATATCATTTTTCGTCTCAAAGGGCAGTTCTT belongs to Solibacillus sp. FSL W7-1436 and includes:
- a CDS encoding DUF72 domain-containing protein, producing MISIGLTGWGDHPEVYSEVTAAKDKLFDYSGHFPVVELDTSFYAIPSPVNVEKWCKDTPDSFQFVVKAYQGMTGHLREELPFETKNDMFNAFRNCADTFQKYGKLAMVLVQFPPWFDCQGKNVQYIRYIKQQLQGYSIAIEFRNQTWYSPQMREKTVQFLRDHQLIHTVCDEPQAGSGSVPFVPIATDEKVLIRIHGRNVHGWRNIGHGENWRKVRFLYDYNEEELQKLAEEIKFLARQSKHVFVLFNNNSGGHAAKNAKRMQQILDLEFDGLAPKQLGLFEE